A window of the Branchiostoma floridae strain S238N-H82 chromosome 12, Bfl_VNyyK, whole genome shotgun sequence genome harbors these coding sequences:
- the LOC118427050 gene encoding arylacetamide deacetylase-like produces the protein MNYRRAPEHLFPAAFDDSVAATKFFLQNAEKYNVDRTRIGISGDSAGGNLAAAVTLALAKEKGLPKLKTQALIYPVLQAINFTTPSYINHGHLNSLSKDLMVSFWLWYLSNDLSFKKVFEANNHTSVELKKSKYARYVDPEMVGVKPVKKGNLKFPKIPNIATILDPRFAPLMADDADLNGLPPTYVMTCEYDVLKDDGVMYAKRLGKAGVKVNHDHYQHGFHPFLIHFYVYESAGTAMENYLAYLKKNL, from the exons ATGAA CTATAGACGTGCTCCTGAACACCTGTTTCCGGCGGCGTTTGATGACAGCGTTGCTGCTACAAAGTTCTTCCTCCAGAACGCAGAGAAGTACAACGTTGATCGCACACGTATCGGCATCAGTGGGGACAGTGCAGGGGGCAACCTGGCTGCAGCCGTCACTCTCGCACTAGCTAAAGAAAAGGGCCTTCCTAAGTTAAAGACACAGGCGCTCATCTACCCCGTCCTACAAGCTATTAACTTTACCACGCCTTCCTACATCAACCATGGTCACCTCAACAGTCTAAGTAAAGATTTAATGGTATCGTTTTGGCTGTGGTACCTAAGCAATGACCTCTCTTTCAAGAAAGTGTTCGAAGCCAACAATCACACAAGTGTGGAGCTTAAGAAATCTAAGTATGCCAGGTACGTGGATCCCGAAATGGTCGGCGTTAAACCGGTTAAGAAGGGAAATCTCAAATTTCCCAAGATTCCGAACATCGCGACCATTTTGGATCCACGTTTTGCCCCGTTAATGGCGGATGATGCTGACTTGAACGGTCTCCCACCGACGTACGTGATGACGTGTGAGTATGACGTGTTGAAGGACGATGGTGTGATGTACGCAAAGCGTCTTGGGAAGGCCGGGGTAAAGGTCAATCACGATCATTACCAACATGGCTTCCACCCATTTTTAATCCATTTCTATGTTTATGAGTCAGCGGGGACAGCTATGGAGAACTACCTGGCGTATCTAAAGAAGAACCTATGA